One Candidatus Kinetoplastibacterium oncopeltii TCC290E genomic region harbors:
- a CDS encoding peptidylprolyl isomerase: protein MIKSIKIILMLGYAILVIMFSFVAFANDLLYEDKIVAIVNQNIIKLSDLVKIENYFINNFIKNKINVPDKFVLRTQLLDQMIDCELIKQESNKIGILVDDNKLNTVIAGMADDYKLTLDLFKSKVEIDDSTPWDIYLYNVRNAIYFNSLKQHLVEEKLQIIDLDIDSFLSDLNNGNKSSDNFLKNRKSYKNLYSLSQILFKPSQNFSDKIVDDSYEILKEIRDRLISGENFNDLSVEFSNNSYLSFINFLGTKPLDCWPELFVKAIEDLDIGQVSEIFRSPSGFHIIKINDINPCNIEGDDILFKKFNQILDRKESDSIIQKEVQHILIKFHKIFNEKETINKLENIRYDIISGKENFNDMAYKYSEDVTASQGGNIGWITPGSIIKELDHVINNLDPGQISSVVKSSCGYHLIKVNDVRKKDLFDENKRIRAREYLIELNAQYIFDNWLKNLKTCSFIENRL, encoded by the coding sequence ATGATTAAATCAATTAAAATTATATTAATGCTTGGTTACGCTATATTAGTAATAATGTTTTCGTTTGTAGCATTTGCAAATGATTTGCTATATGAGGATAAGATAGTAGCTATAGTAAATCAAAACATAATAAAATTAAGCGATTTGGTTAAGATTGAGAATTATTTTATTAATAATTTCATTAAAAACAAGATTAATGTACCGGATAAGTTTGTATTGCGTACTCAGTTACTAGATCAAATGATTGATTGTGAATTGATAAAACAAGAATCTAATAAGATAGGAATTCTTGTTGATGATAATAAATTAAATACTGTTATAGCAGGCATGGCAGATGATTATAAACTGACTTTAGATTTGTTTAAGTCAAAAGTTGAAATAGATGATTCTACACCTTGGGATATATATTTATACAACGTTAGAAATGCAATTTATTTTAATAGCTTAAAGCAGCATCTTGTTGAGGAAAAACTGCAAATCATAGATCTAGACATAGATAGTTTTCTGTCTGATTTGAATAACGGAAATAAAAGTTCTGATAATTTTTTAAAAAATAGAAAAAGTTATAAAAATCTATACTCTTTGTCACAGATACTATTTAAGCCATCACAAAATTTTTCAGATAAGATTGTTGATGATTCATATGAAATATTGAAAGAGATTAGGGATAGATTAATATCTGGAGAAAATTTTAATGATCTTTCTGTTGAATTTTCTAATAATTCTTATTTATCTTTTATAAATTTTTTAGGGACTAAACCTTTAGATTGTTGGCCAGAATTATTTGTTAAAGCTATAGAAGATCTAGATATAGGGCAGGTTAGTGAGATTTTTAGAAGTCCTAGTGGTTTTCATATCATAAAAATAAATGATATAAATCCTTGTAATATAGAAGGAGATGATATTCTTTTTAAAAAGTTTAATCAGATTTTAGATAGGAAAGAAAGTGATTCAATAATTCAAAAAGAAGTTCAGCATATATTGATCAAATTTCATAAAATATTTAATGAAAAAGAAACAATTAATAAATTAGAGAATATTCGTTATGATATAATTTCAGGTAAAGAAAATTTTAATGATATGGCCTACAAATACTCTGAAGATGTTACCGCTTCTCAGGGAGGTAATATAGGATGGATAACTCCTGGTTCTATCATTAAGGAGTTAGATCATGTTATTAATAATTTAGATCCTGGCCAAATTAGTAGTGTTGTCAAATCATCATGTGGTTACCATTTGATAAAGGTTAATGATGTTAGAAAAAAAGACCTATTTGATGAAAATAAGCGTATTAGGGCAAGAGAATACCTTATTGAGTTGAATGCACAGTACATATTTGATAATTGGCTTAAAAATCTAAAAACATGCTCTTTTATAGAGAATAGGTTATAA
- the rsmA gene encoding 16S rRNA (adenine(1518)-N(6)/adenine(1519)-N(6))-dimethyltransferase RsmA: MMIFKSRKRFGQNFLVDASIIEKIMIAINPKSNDSIIEIGPGLSALTSPLLNKLDRLIAIEIDKDLAQILRNRHSSEKLILIENDAIVQDFSLFGSNIRIVGNLPYNISTPLLFHLMSVADIVIDQHFMLQKEVVDRMVATPSSRNYGRLSVMLQERYKIEKLFDVSPESFNPKPKVFSSIVRLIPLSGNRNRPNNYSFFKKVVSAAFSKRRKTLRNSLKELSSNINWSKIMISSEDRAEDISVDQFIRLSDHLENDLIV, encoded by the coding sequence ATGATGATTTTTAAGTCGCGTAAGCGTTTTGGACAGAATTTTCTAGTGGATGCTAGCATTATAGAAAAAATCATGATTGCTATAAATCCTAAAAGTAATGATTCTATTATAGAGATAGGTCCTGGCTTGTCTGCTTTGACATCACCTCTTTTGAATAAATTGGATCGTTTAATTGCTATCGAAATAGATAAAGATCTAGCTCAAATTTTGAGGAACAGACATTCTTCTGAAAAATTAATACTCATTGAAAATGATGCAATAGTTCAAGATTTTAGTTTGTTTGGAAGTAATATTAGAATAGTAGGCAATTTGCCTTATAATATATCTACTCCTTTACTTTTTCATTTGATGTCTGTTGCAGATATTGTAATAGATCAACATTTTATGCTTCAAAAGGAAGTTGTAGATAGAATGGTAGCTACACCTTCTAGTCGAAATTACGGACGTCTTTCTGTAATGTTACAAGAGCGATATAAAATAGAAAAATTATTTGATGTTTCTCCAGAGTCATTTAATCCCAAACCTAAAGTATTTTCTTCCATAGTTAGGTTAATTCCATTATCAGGTAATCGTAATAGACCAAATAATTACTCATTTTTTAAAAAAGTAGTTTCAGCAGCTTTTTCAAAAAGAAGAAAAACGTTAAGGAACTCCTTAAAGGAATTGTCGAGTAATATTAATTGGTCTAAAATAATGATATCTTCCGAAGATAGAGCTGAGGATATTTCAGTTGATCAATTTATTCGTTTATCAGATCATTTAGAAAATGATCTGATAGTATAG
- the mgtE gene encoding magnesium transporter: MKKITSDSQKKSVVIRRLDHDDVKSALLEIQEYFKKHQYENDVEINISNDLNKINIVHELGSLINSLHNADIAFILESLPKDRRLIIWSLVDKNHKPNVLIEVENWVRESLIEVMSWHDLVTVTSTMDADELAYISTDLPPEVIVEVEKRLNDEERTRLLEAMAYPEESVGALMDFEMVKVREDVTLEVVLRYLRRLQELPDHTDQIFVVDRQDKLQGVLPLVKILVSDPSNDVDDVMIRDFLTINPLDSDTDAAAAFERYDLVSAPVIDDYGRLVGRVTIADVVDVIQEDSNAQALSRAGLQEEDIFAPITTAILNRAPWLLVNLFTASISSFIASRFEHTVSKLVVLAFLMSIVAGIGGNSGNQTMTMVIRALATNHITERDLFPLLKREMILASFIGTSGGIVAAIFAWSMSNSVLIALVIMGAIICNVLIGTLVGVIVPMLRTHFNKDPAIGSSVLLTFATDSLGFIIFLGLSTIFLL, encoded by the coding sequence ATGAAAAAAATTACTAGTGACTCACAAAAAAAATCCGTGGTAATAAGAAGATTAGATCACGATGATGTTAAAAGTGCTCTATTAGAGATACAAGAATATTTTAAAAAACATCAATATGAAAATGATGTAGAAATAAATATCTCAAATGATTTAAACAAAATCAATATAGTCCATGAACTAGGATCATTGATCAATTCACTTCATAATGCTGATATAGCATTCATTTTAGAGTCGTTGCCAAAAGATAGAAGACTTATCATATGGTCTCTGGTTGATAAAAATCACAAACCTAATGTTCTTATAGAAGTAGAGAACTGGGTAAGAGAATCTCTCATCGAAGTAATGAGCTGGCATGATTTGGTTACTGTAACAAGTACAATGGATGCTGATGAACTAGCATATATATCTACAGATCTTCCGCCAGAAGTCATAGTAGAAGTTGAAAAAAGACTAAACGATGAGGAACGTACTAGACTATTAGAAGCAATGGCTTATCCTGAAGAAAGCGTTGGCGCTCTTATGGATTTCGAAATGGTTAAAGTAAGAGAAGATGTAACACTTGAAGTTGTCCTCAGATACCTTAGACGATTACAAGAACTTCCTGATCACACGGATCAAATATTCGTAGTCGATAGACAAGATAAACTACAAGGAGTGTTACCACTAGTAAAAATATTAGTTAGCGATCCCAGTAATGATGTTGACGATGTAATGATTAGAGATTTTTTGACTATAAATCCTTTAGATTCAGATACCGATGCCGCTGCTGCTTTCGAAAGATACGACCTAGTTTCAGCTCCAGTAATAGATGATTATGGTAGATTAGTTGGTCGTGTAACAATAGCGGATGTTGTTGATGTTATTCAGGAGGACTCAAATGCCCAAGCTTTATCAAGAGCTGGATTACAAGAAGAAGATATATTTGCACCTATAACAACTGCTATATTAAACAGAGCTCCATGGCTTTTAGTAAATTTATTCACAGCTTCTATTTCTTCATTCATAGCATCAAGGTTTGAACATACAGTAAGCAAACTAGTTGTTCTTGCTTTTCTTATGTCTATAGTAGCTGGAATAGGAGGAAATTCTGGCAATCAAACTATGACGATGGTTATCAGAGCACTTGCTACAAACCACATTACAGAGAGAGATCTATTCCCATTACTTAAAAGAGAAATGATCCTTGCATCCTTCATAGGTACTAGTGGAGGAATAGTTGCAGCTATATTTGCTTGGTCTATGTCAAATTCAGTTTTAATAGCACTGGTAATAATGGGAGCAATTATATGCAACGTTCTTATAGGCACTTTGGTAGGAGTAATTGTTCCTATGCTTAGAACCCACTTTAATAAAGATCCTGCTATTGGGTCATCAGTTCTTCTAACTTTCGCTACTGATTCTTTAGGATTTATAATTTTCCTAGGATTATCTACAATATTTTTACTGTAA
- a CDS encoding acyl-CoA thioesterase yields MQILTKSTQEIKEHDLVLKLMPMPSDSNINGHVFGGWTMSQIDIAGSILAAKIADGKVATIAVNYIQFKTPILVGDLISLYASIVKTGNTSITVSVEIYTQKRPFNHESVKAVEAKLTYVAIDKQGNSRPLTSI; encoded by the coding sequence ATGCAAATACTTACAAAATCTACACAAGAAATTAAGGAACATGATCTGGTACTAAAATTAATGCCAATGCCATCAGACTCAAACATTAATGGGCATGTATTTGGTGGATGGACGATGTCACAAATTGACATAGCAGGCTCAATACTAGCAGCTAAAATAGCTGATGGTAAGGTAGCTACTATTGCAGTTAACTATATTCAGTTTAAAACTCCTATATTAGTTGGCGATCTAATAAGTTTATATGCATCAATAGTAAAAACTGGAAACACGTCTATCACAGTATCTGTGGAAATTTATACTCAAAAAAGACCTTTCAATCATGAATCTGTGAAAGCCGTTGAGGCCAAATTAACTTATGTCGCAATAGATAAACAAGGAAATAGCCGCCCTCTTACATCCATCTAA
- a CDS encoding inositol monophosphatase family protein, producing the protein MSNDINSKSLRLSNIQLSNIMDIASDAAKSGAKILQYYFHHLKKLIVHSKNDNDLFSQADKESERAIIDKLTINKNKYGIITEESGGNIGETATWYIDPLDGSTNFIHGIPHYSISIALVAHAGAFINEIKLEKDTPILGVIYDPCRDEIFTAILGHGALLNGKTIKCSNTKEIGESIVSTGLPYNNCLHHEKQMSILKDILKNTRSIRRMGSAALDLAWIACGRYDGYWEFGLSAWDVAAGTIILREADGICEDITKINPWPSNNGWILAGNKSVYIDLLNMIKPTISKIN; encoded by the coding sequence ATGTCGAACGATATTAACTCAAAATCCTTACGTCTAAGCAATATACAATTATCTAATATAATGGATATAGCATCTGATGCTGCAAAATCTGGAGCGAAAATACTACAGTATTATTTCCATCATCTCAAAAAGCTTATAGTACACAGTAAAAACGATAATGATTTATTTTCTCAAGCTGATAAAGAATCAGAACGTGCAATCATAGATAAATTAACTATTAATAAAAATAAATACGGCATCATAACAGAAGAATCTGGAGGAAATATAGGAGAAACAGCAACATGGTATATAGACCCTCTTGATGGATCCACAAATTTTATACATGGAATACCACATTATTCGATATCTATTGCTTTAGTTGCTCACGCTGGAGCATTTATTAACGAAATAAAACTAGAAAAGGATACTCCAATATTAGGTGTAATATACGATCCATGCAGAGATGAAATATTTACAGCTATATTAGGTCACGGAGCATTATTAAATGGAAAAACAATAAAATGCTCAAACACTAAAGAGATAGGTGAATCCATAGTATCTACTGGTTTACCATATAATAATTGTTTGCATCATGAAAAACAGATGAGTATATTAAAAGATATTTTAAAAAATACTAGAAGTATTAGAAGAATGGGATCAGCTGCCTTAGATCTAGCATGGATTGCTTGTGGTAGGTATGATGGATATTGGGAATTTGGTTTATCAGCATGGGATGTTGCTGCTGGAACGATAATACTAAGAGAAGCTGATGGAATATGCGAAGATATAACAAAAATAAATCCATGGCCTTCTAATAATGGCTGGATTTTAGCTGGTAATAAATCAGTTTATATTGATTTGCTGAACATGATTAAACCTACAATAAGTAAAATCAATTAA
- a CDS encoding EamA family transporter, with translation MIVGFLYLSVSITCSILVSIILRKNIYKKINLSDVVFINYATATIISLFFFKTNTKHLISVINNNLYIILMIGFLLPIGFISMAQSIRYFGVTKSEIFQRMSIVIPIIASFTIFNDDLSTIKIIYIIIAIFSIFCLLDKQQEYKIIDEKKFYQFKWPMLVCFTYGLADILFKKISSNNVFTSCLCLSFLIASFVMAIYITFTKQFFFSKNNIINGILFGTLNWVNISSYIKAHKYLYDMPSTVFVVMNLGVIISGTIVGTVFFKEKLNKNNILGIFIAILSIIIAIIIR, from the coding sequence ATGATTGTTGGTTTTTTGTACCTTTCCGTTAGCATTACTTGCAGTATACTAGTATCAATAATTTTAAGAAAAAACATATACAAAAAAATAAATCTTAGCGACGTCGTTTTTATAAACTATGCGACAGCTACAATAATTAGTTTATTTTTTTTTAAAACAAATACAAAACACCTTATATCAGTTATAAATAATAATCTATATATCATATTAATGATAGGGTTCTTATTACCGATAGGTTTTATATCAATGGCACAATCAATAAGATATTTTGGAGTGACCAAAAGCGAAATATTTCAACGTATGTCTATAGTAATTCCTATAATTGCTTCCTTTACTATATTTAATGATGATCTATCTACTATAAAAATAATTTACATAATTATTGCTATATTTTCAATATTTTGTTTACTAGATAAACAACAAGAATATAAAATTATAGATGAAAAAAAATTCTATCAATTCAAGTGGCCTATGTTAGTATGCTTCACATATGGACTAGCTGATATTTTATTTAAAAAAATAAGTAGCAATAACGTATTCACAAGTTGTTTATGTCTATCTTTTTTAATAGCTAGCTTTGTAATGGCAATATATATTACATTTACAAAACAGTTTTTTTTTAGCAAAAATAATATTATCAACGGAATATTATTCGGAACTCTTAATTGGGTTAATATATCTTCGTATATAAAAGCTCATAAATACTTATACGATATGCCATCTACTGTATTTGTAGTAATGAATTTAGGAGTAATTATATCAGGAACTATTGTTGGAACTGTATTTTTCAAAGAAAAGCTGAATAAAAATAATATACTTGGCATATTTATAGCAATATTGTCAATTATTATAGCCATAATTATAAGATAA
- a CDS encoding HlyC/CorC family transporter: MSDNPYNNYTLAKFINRIRSLSKNFFTFLKQKNSPKEIQEIKILLEEAHIKGLIDLDALSAILGTINISKRTVSDIMIPRSKMNMLEISMSINDMTSIILETTHSRFPVFENERDNVIGVLLAKDLLKCISNKDIEIRSLIRPAFFIPESKKLNILLREFRISHNHQAIIIDEHGGISGLVTMEDILEQLVGNIEDEFDHVEENSIFQDGPNQWIVMAATDIDHLNNYLNIKLPNHEYDSVGGWLGGQINRIPKCGDSATCEDVQIEVIRADSRRALWLKVRRV, from the coding sequence ATGTCTGACAATCCATATAATAATTATACATTAGCTAAATTTATCAACCGTATAAGATCTTTATCTAAGAATTTCTTTACATTTTTGAAACAAAAAAATTCTCCAAAAGAAATACAGGAAATAAAAATTTTGCTTGAAGAAGCACATATAAAAGGTCTAATAGATTTAGATGCGCTATCAGCAATACTTGGAACTATAAATATCTCAAAAAGAACAGTAAGCGATATCATGATTCCACGTTCTAAAATGAACATGCTAGAAATATCCATGTCAATAAATGATATGACCAGTATAATCTTAGAAACAACACACTCAAGATTTCCTGTTTTTGAAAATGAACGTGATAATGTTATAGGAGTTTTGCTGGCAAAAGATCTACTTAAATGTATATCTAATAAAGATATAGAGATTAGATCACTAATAAGGCCTGCTTTCTTTATACCAGAATCAAAAAAATTAAATATATTATTAAGAGAATTTCGTATTAGTCACAATCATCAAGCTATTATAATAGATGAACATGGAGGAATTTCAGGGCTTGTTACTATGGAAGATATTCTTGAGCAATTAGTAGGTAATATAGAAGATGAATTTGATCATGTTGAAGAAAACTCCATATTTCAAGATGGTCCTAATCAGTGGATAGTAATGGCTGCAACTGACATAGATCATCTTAATAATTATTTGAATATAAAATTGCCAAATCATGAATATGATAGTGTTGGAGGATGGTTGGGAGGTCAGATAAACAGAATTCCAAAATGTGGCGATAGTGCTACTTGTGAAGATGTTCAAATAGAAGTGATCAGAGCAGACAGCAGGAGAGCTTTATGGTTAAAAGTAAGAAGAGTATAG
- the ybeY gene encoding rRNA maturation RNase YbeY: protein MNSNQKNNKTSIKLNFQYEDKNIFITEKLLRTWVKKSINISFLHCPYICNKISLNIRIVDEREIRELNRTFRKKDNGTNVITFEYGIENGCLSGDIIICFSIVKIEAIQQKKTFQDHAAHITIHGVLHALGFDHLNSEDAVKMESMEIEILNKFNIKNPYL, encoded by the coding sequence ATGAACTCAAATCAAAAAAATAATAAAACTTCTATAAAATTAAATTTTCAATATGAAGATAAAAATATATTCATTACTGAAAAACTTTTAAGAACCTGGGTAAAAAAATCTATTAATATATCTTTTTTACATTGTCCTTATATATGCAATAAAATAAGTTTAAATATTAGAATAGTTGATGAAAGAGAAATTAGGGAACTGAATAGAACTTTCAGAAAAAAAGATAATGGAACAAATGTAATAACCTTTGAATATGGCATAGAAAATGGATGTTTATCTGGAGATATTATTATTTGTTTTTCCATAGTAAAAATAGAAGCTATTCAGCAAAAGAAAACTTTTCAAGATCATGCTGCGCATATAACAATACATGGAGTACTACATGCCCTAGGATTTGACCATTTAAACAGTGAAGATGCTGTGAAAATGGAATCGATGGAAATAGAAATACTAAATAAATTTAACATCAAAAATCCGTATTTATAA
- a CDS encoding PhoH family protein, with protein MKTKSEVIPENTFIILDDASNLSLSKLCGPLDTNIHTISNITDTKIIRSSNKFTITGSNIFLAKKAIYFFHEQSKYKEVSKKDIILGMSELDINYLDYDLKPSNLKKLKIRPRTKNQYSYVHNILHKDITFGVGPAGTGKTILAVACAVNALDNHNVERLVITRPAIEAGEKLGFLPGNLEQKIDPYLRPLYDSLYNFIGIDKVQKLFEKQIIEIAPLAYMRGRTINNAFIILDEAQNTTSEQMKMFLTRIGLGSKAVITGDPSQIDLPTGHKSGLNDAIAILNEIDDVSINLFTSQDIFRHPLVAKIVTAYELKSKK; from the coding sequence ATGAAAACAAAATCGGAAGTTATCCCAGAAAATACTTTTATCATTTTAGATGATGCTAGTAATTTATCTTTGTCAAAATTGTGTGGACCATTGGATACTAATATTCATACAATATCTAACATCACAGATACAAAAATTATAAGATCTAGCAATAAATTTACAATTACAGGATCAAATATTTTTTTAGCAAAAAAAGCAATTTATTTTTTCCACGAACAGTCAAAATACAAAGAAGTAAGTAAAAAGGATATTATTTTAGGAATGTCAGAACTTGATATTAATTATTTAGATTACGACCTTAAACCTTCTAATCTAAAAAAGCTGAAAATAAGACCAAGAACAAAAAATCAATATAGTTATGTGCATAATATTCTACATAAAGATATTACATTTGGAGTAGGTCCTGCTGGCACTGGTAAAACCATACTAGCTGTAGCATGTGCTGTTAACGCATTAGATAACCATAATGTTGAACGTTTAGTAATAACTCGTCCAGCAATAGAAGCAGGAGAAAAACTTGGATTTTTGCCTGGAAATTTAGAGCAGAAAATTGATCCATATCTTAGGCCATTGTATGATTCATTATATAATTTCATTGGAATTGATAAAGTACAAAAACTATTTGAAAAACAAATAATAGAAATAGCACCTTTAGCATATATGAGAGGAAGAACAATAAACAATGCTTTTATCATACTGGATGAGGCTCAAAATACTACTTCTGAACAAATGAAAATGTTTTTAACTAGGATCGGATTAGGCAGTAAAGCTGTCATAACAGGAGATCCATCGCAAATTGATTTACCTACAGGTCATAAAAGTGGATTAAATGATGCTATAGCAATATTAAATGAAATAGATGATGTATCTATAAATTTATTCACTTCACAAGATATATTCAGACATCCATTAGTAGCAAAAATTGTAACTGCTTATGAACTCAAATCAAAAAAATAA